One Treponema primitia ZAS-1 genomic window carries:
- a CDS encoding peptide ABC transporter substrate-binding protein, producing MKKNSILPVLLVLVTALVVTGCGGKKPAAAAGGTQMTIVVGSEPNTIDPALNSAVDGAIYLVQSFEGLYKYEDNGKGNAALVPGQAESAPEKTVNPDGSVTYLFKLRNNLKWSDGQAFTAKDFVYGWQRLVDPDTAADYNYMIDMVKNANEIMEGELDKSQLGIRAIDDRTLEIILTYDCPYFFEIAAFPAAFPVRADVIAKAADQWTFSPATYIGNGPYRLKEWVHNSYLLYEKNPNYYEPVIGPDTLRFALMDDDNAILSGFRSGDIDFAENPPVDEIPTLLSSGDLSVADYLGTYFVTFNNQKAPFNDARVRRAFSLAIDRNYLVDQISRTGEKPAAGFVPSGISDAAGPGSDFREVGKDYYSINSADYNSNSAEAKRLLAEAGYPEGRGFPVVEYLYNTSDQHRAIGEAMQNMWRTVLGVNVTLSNQDWAVFIDNRKLGNYIFARHGWIADYNDPISFLDLFVTGGGNNDPQYSNSRYDALVAAAKATSVPEERFRFMHQAEDIFMKEDAAVAPIYFYTQPYLSKPGIKGLYYTPLGFFFYKNVTGL from the coding sequence ATGAAAAAAAATAGTATACTGCCGGTTCTGTTGGTTCTGGTAACGGCCTTGGTTGTTACCGGCTGCGGCGGCAAAAAACCGGCTGCTGCGGCCGGTGGGACCCAAATGACCATCGTGGTCGGGTCCGAACCGAACACCATCGATCCTGCGCTGAATTCAGCGGTAGACGGGGCTATCTATCTGGTGCAGAGCTTTGAAGGGCTCTACAAGTATGAAGATAACGGGAAGGGCAACGCCGCCCTGGTCCCCGGCCAGGCCGAAAGCGCGCCGGAGAAAACGGTAAACCCCGACGGGTCCGTTACTTACCTGTTTAAGCTGCGGAACAACCTGAAGTGGTCCGATGGTCAGGCCTTTACCGCCAAGGACTTTGTCTACGGCTGGCAGCGCCTGGTGGACCCCGATACCGCTGCGGACTATAACTACATGATTGATATGGTTAAAAACGCCAACGAGATAATGGAAGGGGAGCTTGATAAAAGCCAGCTGGGCATCCGGGCAATCGACGACCGGACCCTGGAAATTATCCTGACCTATGACTGCCCCTATTTCTTTGAAATCGCCGCCTTCCCCGCGGCCTTCCCGGTCCGGGCCGATGTTATTGCAAAAGCGGCGGATCAGTGGACCTTCAGTCCCGCTACCTACATTGGAAACGGTCCCTACCGCCTGAAGGAATGGGTCCACAACAGTTATCTTCTCTACGAAAAAAACCCCAACTATTACGAACCGGTCATCGGCCCGGACACCCTCCGCTTTGCCCTGATGGACGATGATAACGCCATACTGTCAGGTTTCCGCAGCGGGGACATTGACTTTGCGGAGAATCCGCCGGTGGACGAAATCCCCACCCTGCTTTCTTCGGGCGATTTATCCGTGGCGGATTATCTGGGTACCTATTTTGTTACCTTTAACAACCAGAAGGCGCCCTTTAACGATGCCCGGGTTAGGAGGGCCTTCTCCCTGGCCATCGACCGGAACTATCTGGTCGACCAGATCAGCCGTACCGGAGAAAAACCCGCCGCCGGCTTCGTTCCCTCGGGCATTTCCGACGCCGCCGGTCCCGGAAGCGATTTCCGCGAAGTTGGCAAGGACTATTACAGCATAAATTCTGCGGATTACAACAGTAATAGTGCGGAGGCGAAACGGCTCCTGGCGGAAGCGGGGTATCCCGAAGGCAGGGGGTTCCCGGTGGTGGAATACCTTTACAACACCAGCGACCAGCACCGCGCCATTGGCGAAGCCATGCAGAATATGTGGCGTACCGTTCTGGGGGTCAACGTAACCTTAAGCAATCAGGATTGGGCGGTCTTCATTGATAACCGCAAGCTCGGTAACTATATCTTTGCCCGGCACGGCTGGATCGCGGATTACAACGACCCCATCTCCTTCCTGGACTTATTTGTCACCGGGGGCGGCAACAACGATCCCCAGTATTCAAACTCCCGGTACGACGCGCTTGTAGCCGCCGCCAAGGCTACATCGGTTCCCGAGGAACGGTTTCGCTTTATGCACCAGGCGGAGGACATCTTCATGAAGGAAGACGCCGCGGTTGCGCCGATCTATTTCTACACCCAGCCCTACCTGTCAAAGCCCGGTATCAAGGGTCTGTATTACACCCCCCTGGGATTCTTCTTCTATAAAAACGTGACGGGTCTATAA
- a CDS encoding type II toxin-antitoxin system HicA family toxin translates to MKRVDLIKVITNNGAVFVRHGGGHDVYKQPKTGKQDAIPRHTEIKEYVAKSIIKNLS, encoded by the coding sequence ATGAAAAGGGTGGATTTAATTAAAGTCATTACCAATAATGGCGCTGTATTTGTCCGCCATGGAGGCGGTCATGACGTTTATAAGCAGCCCAAAACCGGGAAACAGGATGCTATTCCCCGGCACACGGAAATCAAAGAATACGTAGCCAAAAGCATCATCAAGAATTTGTCCTAA
- a CDS encoding ABC transporter ATP-binding protein: protein MVEDTLLDVHDLQVSFFTPVGEVKAVGGISYILKYGEVMGIVGESGSGKSVEAYSILGILDSPGKVVGGSINFEGRDLLGYSAKEMETIRGNRMSMIFQNPMESLNPVYTIGNQLIDVLRIHSADTAKGTAKISVQAARERAIEMLRLVGITHPEQRMGQYPYELSGGMRQRVMIAMALLCEPQLLIADEPTTALDVTIQAQILELMKDIKEKTRMAVIFITHNLAVIAEICDTVLVMYGGHIAEQGTVEDIFYAPAHPYTRGLLRSMPRIDAEEATRLIPIEGTPINMLDPNPGCPFAPRCESCMRICIQQLPPETVLDSPPGSPPLREHRVACWLPIQERSLQGQKEPQP from the coding sequence ATGGTGGAAGATACCTTGCTTGATGTCCATGATTTACAGGTTTCCTTCTTTACCCCCGTGGGGGAGGTGAAGGCCGTGGGGGGCATAAGCTATATCCTCAAATACGGTGAGGTCATGGGCATTGTGGGCGAATCCGGATCCGGCAAAAGCGTGGAGGCCTATTCGATTCTGGGCATCCTGGATTCCCCGGGAAAGGTCGTGGGCGGGTCCATCAATTTCGAAGGCCGGGACCTGTTGGGCTATTCGGCGAAGGAAATGGAGACGATCCGGGGCAACCGGATGAGCATGATCTTCCAGAACCCCATGGAAAGCCTTAACCCGGTGTATACCATCGGAAACCAGTTGATAGATGTACTGCGTATCCACTCGGCGGATACGGCAAAGGGAACGGCGAAAATTTCCGTCCAGGCCGCACGGGAACGGGCCATTGAGATGCTCCGCCTGGTGGGCATTACCCACCCAGAACAGCGGATGGGCCAGTACCCCTACGAACTTTCCGGGGGTATGCGCCAGCGGGTGATGATCGCCATGGCCCTGCTCTGCGAGCCCCAGCTGCTCATCGCCGACGAGCCGACTACCGCCCTGGACGTTACCATCCAGGCCCAGATACTGGAGCTGATGAAGGACATCAAGGAAAAAACCCGGATGGCCGTGATCTTCATCACCCACAACCTGGCGGTGATCGCCGAAATCTGTGACACCGTTCTGGTGATGTACGGCGGGCATATCGCCGAGCAGGGCACGGTGGAGGATATCTTCTACGCCCCCGCCCACCCCTATACCAGGGGCCTCCTCAGGTCCATGCCCCGCATCGATGCGGAGGAGGCCACGCGGCTGATCCCCATTGAGGGGACCCCCATCAATATGCTGGATCCGAACCCGGGCTGCCCCTTTGCGCCCCGCTGTGAAAGCTGTATGCGTATCTGTATCCAGCAGCTGCCTCCGGAGACAGTACTTGATTCCCCGCCCGGTTCACCGCCCCTGCGGGAACACCGGGTCGCCTGCTGGCTGCCAATCCAGGAGCGATCCCTGCAAGGGCAGAAGGAGCCGCAACCATGA
- a CDS encoding cyclic nucleotide-binding domain-containing protein, producing MVSPSSLQKYSLFGGLLEDQIDQIMPLMEQEDYAPGDAIIVEGEPNDKIRFILEGRVAAEKTGIVLFEFKEGDAFGEMEVLDVMPSAATIKALTPTRVMSISNRALRSIYKLDIKAFSLMLMNLARDLSRRLRYVDDGIASGKYKSSK from the coding sequence ATGGTGAGTCCTTCATCCTTGCAGAAATATTCACTGTTCGGCGGTCTTTTAGAGGACCAGATCGACCAGATCATGCCTCTAATGGAACAGGAAGACTATGCGCCCGGAGATGCTATCATCGTTGAGGGTGAGCCCAATGATAAGATCCGCTTTATCCTGGAAGGCCGGGTAGCGGCGGAGAAGACCGGCATCGTCCTCTTTGAATTTAAAGAGGGGGACGCCTTTGGGGAGATGGAAGTCCTTGACGTGATGCCCTCGGCGGCCACCATCAAAGCCCTGACTCCCACCCGGGTTATGTCCATCTCCAACCGGGCCCTGCGGAGCATTTACAAGCTGGATATCAAAGCCTTTTCCCTTATGCTGATGAACCTGGCCCGGGATCTTTCCCGGCGGCTCCGGTATGTGGATGACGGAATCGCCAGCGGGAAGTATAAGTCCTCAAAGTAG
- a CDS encoding ABC transporter permease, translated as MEALDFTPATREEKEAFTPQHKSVSYWEDAWRRLKKNHVAMVSLGVIIFLIVFAYAGPLFVAYTYDEQVRGSENLAPLANSPLELEKIAKGEGVFPHVFGTDTLGRDIFVRVMFGTRVSMLIGVMAAILTLLIGVVYGSISGFIGGRTDLVMMRIVDIIYSVPDVLVVLLLAVTLKPLLSSFADANQTNLMGRLVISLGPSIIAIFIAFALLYWTTLARIVRGQILQLKQQEYVIAAVALGARDSRIILKHLLPNCVGSLVAATCLQIPIAIFLESFLSFLGLGVNAPMTSLGSLSADALGGMYTYTYRLIIPALILCLLILSFNLFGDGLRDALDPRLKK; from the coding sequence ATGGAAGCCCTGGACTTTACCCCTGCCACCAGGGAAGAAAAGGAAGCCTTTACCCCCCAGCATAAAAGCGTTTCCTACTGGGAGGATGCCTGGAGGCGGTTGAAGAAGAACCATGTCGCCATGGTTTCCCTTGGGGTTATCATCTTCCTCATAGTTTTCGCCTATGCCGGGCCTCTTTTCGTGGCCTATACCTACGATGAGCAGGTGCGGGGCAGTGAAAACCTGGCGCCCCTCGCCAATTCTCCCCTTGAACTGGAAAAGATTGCAAAGGGCGAAGGGGTCTTTCCCCACGTCTTCGGGACCGATACCCTGGGCAGGGATATTTTTGTCAGGGTTATGTTCGGAACCCGGGTGTCCATGCTCATTGGGGTTATGGCGGCGATACTGACCCTGCTTATCGGGGTGGTCTACGGATCAATCTCGGGCTTCATAGGGGGGCGGACGGATCTGGTGATGATGCGTATCGTGGACATCATCTATTCGGTTCCCGATGTGCTCGTCGTATTACTGCTGGCAGTAACCCTGAAGCCCCTGCTCAGTTCCTTCGCGGACGCTAACCAGACTAACCTTATGGGGCGCCTGGTCATTTCCCTGGGGCCCAGCATTATCGCTATTTTTATCGCCTTTGCCCTGCTGTACTGGACCACCCTGGCCCGGATAGTCCGGGGGCAGATACTCCAGCTCAAACAGCAGGAGTACGTCATCGCCGCGGTTGCCCTGGGGGCGCGGGATTCGCGGATCATCCTGAAGCATCTGCTTCCCAACTGCGTAGGTTCCCTGGTGGCAGCCACCTGCCTTCAGATACCCATCGCCATCTTCCTGGAATCCTTCCTTTCCTTCCTGGGCCTCGGGGTAAACGCCCCCATGACCAGCCTGGGATCCCTTTCAGCGGACGCCCTGGGGGGAATGTACACCTATACGTACCGGCTTATCATTCCGGCACTGATACTGTGCCTTTTGATCCTCTCCTTTAATCTTTTTGGCGACGGACTGCGGGATGCCTTGGATCCCCGGCTCAAGAAATAG
- the ychF gene encoding redox-regulated ATPase YchF, translating to MALNCGIVGLPNVGKSTIFSALSSAPAEAANYPFCTINPNVGIVDVPDPRLSELSALFKPERIIPAAVEFVDIAGLVKGASKGEGLGNQFLSHIREVGVIAQVVRCFDDPDIIHVSNKVDPDSDMETINVELALADLETLAKRRERAERSLKVQAKGEQKSAETVLSALDKIGPLLEAGKPARQADLSDDERAAVYDCHFISAKPQLYVCNVDEETMKAISAGKGGNNYIDRVKARAAAENSEAVIICGKFEAELADIDDPADKLAFLEELGLTESGLGALVHAAYRLLGLQTFFTAGTDECRAWTVHIGDTAPKAAGVIHTDFEKGFIKAEVYSYEDIVKYGTEAKIKEAGKYRIEGKEYIVRDGDVMFFKFNV from the coding sequence ATGGCACTTAACTGCGGCATCGTGGGGCTTCCCAATGTGGGAAAGTCTACTATCTTTTCAGCCCTGAGCTCGGCGCCGGCGGAAGCGGCGAATTATCCCTTCTGCACCATTAATCCCAACGTGGGGATCGTCGACGTACCGGATCCCCGGCTTTCCGAGCTTTCCGCCCTGTTTAAGCCTGAACGGATCATCCCGGCGGCGGTGGAGTTTGTGGATATTGCCGGTCTGGTGAAGGGCGCCTCCAAGGGTGAGGGGCTGGGGAACCAGTTTCTGTCCCATATCCGGGAGGTGGGGGTGATAGCCCAGGTGGTCCGCTGTTTTGACGACCCCGATATCATCCATGTGTCCAATAAGGTAGACCCCGATTCCGATATGGAAACCATAAACGTCGAACTGGCCCTGGCGGATCTTGAGACCCTTGCCAAACGCCGGGAGCGGGCGGAACGGTCCCTCAAGGTGCAGGCGAAGGGGGAACAGAAAAGCGCCGAGACGGTTCTGTCCGCCCTGGACAAAATCGGCCCCCTGCTGGAAGCGGGAAAACCCGCCCGGCAGGCGGACCTGAGCGACGATGAGCGGGCTGCGGTCTACGACTGTCACTTTATTTCCGCCAAACCCCAGCTCTACGTCTGTAACGTGGACGAGGAAACGATGAAGGCTATTTCGGCGGGTAAGGGCGGCAACAACTACATCGATAGGGTAAAGGCCCGGGCCGCCGCTGAAAATTCCGAGGCGGTGATCATCTGCGGGAAGTTCGAAGCGGAACTGGCGGACATCGATGACCCGGCTGACAAACTCGCCTTTCTGGAAGAGCTGGGGCTCACGGAATCCGGCCTGGGCGCCCTGGTTCATGCGGCGTACCGGCTCTTGGGGCTCCAGACCTTTTTTACCGCCGGGACGGATGAGTGCCGGGCCTGGACCGTGCATATCGGGGATACTGCCCCCAAGGCTGCGGGGGTTATTCACACCGATTTTGAAAAGGGATTTATCAAAGCAGAAGTATATTCGTATGAAGATATTGTTAAGTACGGTACTGAGGCGAAGATCAAAGAAGCCGGGAAGTACCGCATCGAAGGGAAGGAATATATCGTCCGTGATGGGGATGTGATGTTTTTCAAATTCAATGTGTAA
- a CDS encoding ABC transporter ATP-binding protein — MTRLIELENLKKRFRVKEAWGKVRYIHAVENVPLYIDQGETLGLVGESGCGKTTLGRTILRLHEPSSGKIFFRGQDITHADMLPYRRKMQIIFQDPSSSLNPRMTVGEIVGEPIDIHHLAASKAERKDRINYLLSRVGLNSEHANRYPHEFSGGQQQRIGIARALAVEPEFIVCDEPVSALDVSIQSQIVNMLEDMQRELGLTYLFIAHDISVVRHISRRIAVMYLGNLVELADSNELYKNPLHPYTKTLLQAVPIPDPRITRSRQRIILNGEIPSPMDLPPGCRFSTLCPNAMKRCSETAPVLTEAAPGHQAACHLFA; from the coding sequence ATGACCCGGCTTATAGAACTGGAAAACCTGAAAAAGCGGTTCCGCGTCAAAGAAGCCTGGGGCAAAGTCCGGTACATTCACGCCGTGGAAAACGTGCCCCTGTATATTGACCAGGGGGAAACCTTAGGCCTGGTGGGAGAATCGGGCTGCGGCAAGACCACCCTGGGGCGGACCATCCTGCGGCTCCACGAACCAAGCTCGGGGAAAATCTTCTTCCGGGGCCAGGACATTACCCATGCGGATATGCTTCCTTATAGAAGGAAGATGCAGATCATCTTTCAGGACCCCTCATCCTCTCTCAATCCCCGGATGACCGTGGGTGAAATTGTGGGGGAACCGATCGACATCCACCACCTGGCAGCTTCCAAGGCAGAGCGGAAGGATCGGATCAACTACCTCCTCTCCCGGGTGGGCCTGAACAGCGAGCACGCCAACCGCTATCCCCACGAATTTTCCGGCGGCCAGCAGCAGCGGATCGGCATAGCCCGTGCCCTGGCGGTGGAGCCCGAGTTTATTGTCTGCGACGAGCCCGTATCCGCCCTGGACGTGTCCATCCAGTCCCAGATTGTGAACATGCTTGAGGATATGCAGCGGGAACTGGGACTGACCTACCTCTTTATCGCCCACGACATATCGGTGGTGCGCCACATTTCCCGGCGCATCGCCGTGATGTACCTGGGCAACCTGGTAGAGCTGGCGGACAGCAATGAGCTGTACAAAAACCCCCTGCACCCCTACACCAAAACCCTGCTCCAGGCGGTTCCCATACCGGACCCGCGGATCACCCGTTCCCGGCAGCGGATCATCCTGAACGGGGAAATCCCGAGCCCCATGGACCTCCCCCCGGGCTGCCGGTTCAGTACCCTCTGCCCCAACGCCATGAAACGCTGCTCCGAAACAGCGCCCGTGTTGACCGAAGCTGCCCCGGGACACCAGGCCGCCTGCCACCTGTTCGCTTAA
- a CDS encoding type II toxin-antitoxin system HicB family antitoxin, with protein sequence MELQYTYWQEDDGWYIGYFDNFPDHPTQGQTIEELELMLKDLYDCLELSKYHKAKLFIA encoded by the coding sequence ATGGAATTACAATACACCTACTGGCAAGAAGATGATGGGTGGTATATCGGATACTTTGACAATTTTCCCGATCACCCAACCCAGGGACAGACGATTGAAGAACTGGAACTCATGCTCAAGGACTTATACGATTGTTTGGAACTCTCCAAATATCACAAAGCAAAATTATTTATTGCATGA
- a CDS encoding HD-GYP domain-containing protein: MIHKEIQDHFIENAETYTRLTNEKLPRGLNADEIIKTMIERTGKCRIIMVENNTFIDENLKPVFADPAALAEAEADELFAFACRLYSVPYLGDEGKSVDQFLALELFKALAVNAQATGKIERELQCQYIIGEICHYLNGIMFTAEAIEAMHRVLDLAGDYVSIKDKKTRYYAVAAYRGLTACLFNYGSYREFFDTVDKAVLFYARQDVRSLDPDFPWDELTNKVYKLQGWVGSHLEFGVGKPIDEDLAERNYQVLVQGFDSRELGILHGSDREKRRAVIGEETKKTEKENGMTIACYAVSAFHTGHITMEQYLDILRDCLAVQFEWQDPPRDFVVTNNRINVVITCSALLARYLNRISSSHEELPGVALALFKFLRGISLVDLSVIEAMGDELQCVMDNALDIQNRREYIDLILKTTTHNHLPTYVHSMMVARMITLITKYFIDHDPAKLINMRGAKTAEEVVALEEEILEEANLAGMAHDVGKISYIQAVSVTSRRLTDNEFGMIKRHPGGGFKFLDKEIYGSIPDVVRGHHKDHNGKRGYPPDFDNTTSPYQFMIDICTIADCIDAATDTIGRSYQINRTADFIMNELIELAGDRYSTEAVEALKDPEIRSQITDALNNYRREAYYKAYQEML, translated from the coding sequence TTGATACACAAAGAAATTCAGGATCATTTTATTGAAAACGCAGAAACCTATACCCGCCTGACCAATGAAAAATTGCCCAGGGGACTAAACGCGGACGAAATAATTAAGACCATGATCGAACGGACGGGAAAATGCCGTATCATCATGGTTGAAAATAACACCTTTATTGACGAAAATCTTAAACCGGTATTCGCCGATCCCGCCGCCCTTGCGGAAGCCGAGGCGGATGAGCTTTTTGCATTTGCCTGCCGGCTCTATTCGGTTCCCTATTTGGGAGATGAGGGTAAAAGCGTGGATCAGTTTCTGGCCCTGGAGCTCTTCAAGGCCCTGGCTGTAAATGCCCAGGCTACAGGAAAGATCGAGCGGGAGCTGCAATGCCAGTACATAATTGGGGAAATCTGTCATTACCTGAACGGCATTATGTTCACCGCCGAGGCTATCGAAGCCATGCACCGGGTATTGGATTTAGCCGGGGACTATGTTTCTATAAAAGATAAAAAAACCCGGTATTACGCCGTTGCGGCCTACCGCGGCCTGACAGCCTGTTTGTTCAATTACGGATCATACCGGGAGTTTTTTGACACCGTGGATAAGGCCGTTTTGTTCTATGCCCGGCAGGATGTGCGCAGTCTGGACCCGGATTTTCCCTGGGACGAATTGACGAATAAGGTCTATAAGCTGCAGGGTTGGGTTGGAAGCCATTTGGAGTTCGGGGTCGGCAAACCCATAGACGAAGATCTGGCGGAACGAAATTACCAGGTCCTGGTTCAGGGTTTTGACAGCCGGGAGCTGGGGATACTGCATGGTTCGGACCGGGAAAAGCGGAGGGCTGTTATAGGGGAGGAGACTAAAAAAACAGAAAAAGAAAACGGCATGACCATAGCCTGCTACGCCGTTTCCGCCTTCCACACCGGCCATATCACCATGGAACAATACCTCGACATACTCCGTGACTGCCTGGCAGTTCAATTTGAGTGGCAGGACCCTCCCCGGGATTTTGTAGTCACCAATAACCGGATCAACGTGGTGATAACCTGCAGCGCCCTCCTTGCCCGGTACCTGAACAGAATTTCCAGCAGCCATGAGGAGCTCCCGGGGGTAGCGCTGGCCCTGTTTAAATTCCTGCGGGGTATTTCCCTGGTGGACCTCAGTGTGATTGAAGCCATGGGGGATGAACTCCAGTGTGTCATGGATAACGCCCTGGATATACAAAACCGCCGGGAGTATATCGACCTGATCCTCAAAACCACCACCCACAACCACCTGCCCACCTATGTCCATTCCATGATGGTCGCCAGGATGATAACCCTGATCACCAAGTACTTCATCGACCACGATCCGGCAAAGCTCATCAATATGCGGGGGGCAAAAACCGCCGAGGAGGTTGTCGCCCTGGAAGAAGAAATACTGGAAGAGGCAAACCTGGCCGGCATGGCCCACGATGTCGGCAAGATATCCTACATACAGGCAGTCTCGGTTACCTCCCGCCGTCTGACGGACAATGAGTTCGGCATGATAAAGCGGCATCCCGGCGGGGGCTTTAAGTTCCTTGACAAGGAAATCTACGGCAGCATCCCCGATGTAGTGCGGGGTCATCATAAGGACCATAACGGCAAGCGGGGCTATCCCCCTGATTTTGACAACACCACTTCCCCCTACCAGTTTATGATCGATATTTGCACCATAGCGGATTGTATTGACGCCGCCACGGATACCATAGGCCGGAGCTATCAAATCAACCGTACTGCGGACTTTATCATGAATGAACTCATAGAACTGGCCGGAGACCGGTACAGCACTGAGGCGGTGGAAGCCCTGAAAGATCCGGAGATACGCTCTCAAATTACGGACGCCCTGAACAATTACCGCCGGGAAGCCTATTACAAGGCCTACCAGGAAATGTTATAG
- a CDS encoding ABC transporter permease, with translation MAGYFIKRILLALATLLLVICLTFILMNTVPGGPFLGEKAISARVLAELEAKYGLDKPLPVQLKNYVLGLLRGDMGVSLKMQKNRPVRIIIGEMFPVSAKIGAIALLWATIVGISLGCLAAYTRGRWEDSLLQVVTTLGVAFPVFVSATALLVLFAGGVFHVFPSSGISRGPISYVLPCFTLGLTPMCSIARYTRSSMLDVLNKEYIKTVRAYGHPVSHLIFKHALRNALIPVVTYMGPLIAAVLTGTFVVESVFNIPGLGRYFIQSIQNRDYPLIMGTTIFFAALVILMSVLVDLIYKIIDPRIQFSNEAG, from the coding sequence ATGGCCGGATATTTCATTAAGCGAATCTTACTTGCCTTGGCAACCCTGCTTCTGGTGATATGCCTGACCTTTATTCTGATGAATACCGTCCCCGGGGGGCCGTTTCTGGGAGAAAAGGCTATTTCGGCCCGAGTTTTGGCGGAACTTGAGGCGAAATACGGCCTGGATAAGCCACTTCCGGTACAGTTAAAGAACTATGTCCTCGGCCTCCTCCGGGGGGACATGGGGGTTTCCTTAAAAATGCAGAAAAATAGGCCGGTCCGGATCATTATTGGGGAGATGTTTCCTGTTTCGGCGAAGATTGGGGCCATTGCCCTGCTCTGGGCGACCATTGTGGGGATTAGCCTGGGGTGCTTAGCGGCGTATACCCGGGGAAGGTGGGAGGACAGCCTGCTCCAGGTTGTTACCACCCTGGGGGTGGCCTTCCCGGTCTTTGTCAGCGCCACGGCGCTGCTGGTTCTCTTTGCCGGGGGGGTGTTTCATGTTTTCCCAAGCTCCGGTATTAGCCGGGGGCCTATCAGCTATGTGCTTCCCTGTTTTACCCTGGGGCTCACCCCCATGTGCTCCATTGCCCGGTATACCCGGTCTTCTATGCTGGATGTGCTTAATAAGGAATACATTAAGACCGTCCGGGCTTACGGGCACCCGGTTTCGCACCTGATCTTCAAACACGCCCTCAGGAATGCCCTGATCCCGGTGGTTACCTACATGGGCCCCCTCATCGCGGCGGTGCTGACCGGCACCTTTGTGGTGGAGAGCGTCTTTAACATCCCTGGTCTGGGTCGTTACTTTATCCAGAGCATACAAAACCGGGACTACCCGCTGATCATGGGAACCACCATCTTCTTTGCCGCCCTGGTTATCCTGATGAGCGTCCTGGTTGACCTGATCTACAAGATCATCGATCCCCGGATCCAGTTTTCCAACGAGGCCGGCTGA
- a CDS encoding flavodoxin, which yields MGKKLVAYFSASGVTSELAKKLAEAAGADLYEIKPEVPYTKADLDWKDSQSRSSIEMKGPSSRPALADKNANIAAYDVVFVGFPIWWYVAPTIINTFLESYDFSGKTIVPFATSGSSGLGKTKEKLQTSVSGAALWKEGKLLNGKPSKDDLAAWVKSLNV from the coding sequence ATGGGCAAAAAATTAGTCGCGTATTTTTCAGCAAGCGGGGTTACATCCGAACTTGCCAAGAAACTGGCGGAGGCGGCGGGCGCCGACCTGTATGAAATCAAGCCGGAAGTACCCTATACCAAGGCCGATTTGGACTGGAAGGACAGTCAGTCCCGCAGTTCGATAGAAATGAAAGGCCCATCATCCCGCCCGGCGCTTGCGGATAAAAATGCCAATATTGCGGCATATGATGTTGTATTTGTGGGCTTCCCAATTTGGTGGTATGTGGCCCCAACCATCATTAACACGTTTTTGGAAAGCTATGATTTTTCAGGAAAGACGATTGTGCCCTTTGCAACATCCGGCAGCAGCGGATTGGGCAAGACGAAAGAAAAGCTGCAAACTTCCGTTTCCGGCGCCGCTCTCTGGAAAGAAGGCAAATTGCTCAACGGCAAGCCCTCTAAGGATGATTTGGCCGCATGGGTAAAGAGCCTTAATGTATAG